A section of the Anabaena cylindrica PCC 7122 genome encodes:
- a CDS encoding PAS domain S-box protein, whose amino-acid sequence MLSTSLIEPNNLEQAIADSPLIVSSDILATDAIALMSSARGSCALTECGVDNSSPLTDSRASCVLVMENNQLVGIFTERDVVRLSAEGRQIAGVVIGDVMTRSVITIRKSEFTDIFVVLNLFQRHRIRHLPVIEDHSGELIGILTHESLRQLLHPVDLLRLRRVSEVMSIRIVQASPETSVLEITKLMARQNVSSVIIVEENNYLLMPIGIVTERDIVQFQALDLELEAIQAQTVMSHPVFCISPNDTLWRVSILMQERRINRVVIIGEQGEMLGIVTQTTLLQALNPLDIYNMVDNLKQEVSRLEREKLELLQVRNAELEQEVQNRIAELQIQAERERLLNEITSGIRLSLNLPETLNTIAIEVRKFLNCDRVSIYKIQYHGDGIIIAEDVQAGWPSLLGQQVSDPCFTFDWVEQYINGRIQVVNDILQVDITPCHRELLQSLQIRAKILVPIVVGEELWGFMLACQNDAPRIWQPKETELLKQLSNHLAIAIQQAELYQRLKDSEKRLRTIVETSGSGFVTVDNQGNILFVNPAAAKMFGREREELFGWPFAIPYDYDTHRVEEIELLRLFGQQRTVNMQAAAITWEGQNAFLMSMSDITDLKKTEELLRQSETKYRLLIENLPLGLVVHAVDGSILTANAKAGELLELTSDQMQGKTALDPTWHLLREDETVMPVSEYPINQVIAALQPLENYVLGVNRPQSKTQIWLLVNAFPEFDSNGNLQRVVVTFVDISERQAALRERQQSEIALRNSEELFRQIAENLPQVIWMNNKEGSGPIFASRQYEKIWGRTCESLYQQPYSWLNAIHEEDQERVKTAFFLKAILGEYDEEYRIIKPDGTVSWIRDRAFPIENDAGLVYRIGGFAEDITKRKKAEEELRQLNEELEARVERRTKALRESQKMLQLVLDTVPQRVFWKDRQSVVRGCNRNFAEDVGQSPEEIIGQDPYDMSATCEEIDYYLECDRLVMRTGKPQMHIQETFHKPDGSLMWIETNKVPLRDTDGNIIGILGTYDDITSRRTAEEALRYGEERFRIALNNSPIVVFNQDLDLRYTWIYNPALGFTPEQVIGKFDTDLFLPKDAQKLEAWKRKVIETGLGIRDEIVIGTEDNFLCYVLTIDPLRDRNGVIEGVTCAALDITDRKTTEIALKESQYLIQRITEASPDILYIYDLREKRNVYVNREIAQLLGYSPAEIQSMGSELFLQTIHPDDISKIADYHARFATAKDEDILEIEYRMRDRQGNWHWFVSHDTVFSRDPENIPKQIIGAALEMTERKQMEAELRQTNAELARATRLKDEFLANMSHELRTPLNAILGMSEGLLEGVFGAVSDRQQQSIQTIERSGKHLLDLINDILDLSKVEAGKLELQPTSVAISYLCNSSLTFVKQQALKKNIQISVELSPNLPDLIVDERRLRQVLINLLNNAVKFTPDGGSVKLIVHQEEGREQGAGGRQQGDGGENLPFYTSQSPVPSPQPPNQWICFSVIDTGIGIAKEELGKLFKPFVQIDSSLNRQHNGTGLGLALVHRLVDLHNGQIIVISELGEGSCFTVRIPCIEKLEDGEKSLFSGNHQLLTNTQTPNSQVLIIEDSMVAAEQVARYLNELNMQTTIYTKGEGAIDEAIRIHPVLIILDILLPNLSGWEVLQQLRANLQTQNIPVLVISVVDERSYAISLGATEYLVKPISREQFRNTLQKLQNPNDVSNQTLIIAPTTTSREPTSPPLILLAEDNEANIATISNYLGAKGYRLIISKNGEETVTLTKMQHPDLILMDIQMPGMDGLTAMSLIRADPLFINTPIIALTALAMPGDQELCIASGANDYLTKPVKLKLLVEKIQVLLSYKTDLR is encoded by the coding sequence ATGTTGTCCACCTCTCTGATAGAACCAAATAATCTAGAACAGGCTATTGCTGATTCGCCTTTGATTGTTAGTTCGGATATACTAGCAACGGACGCAATCGCTCTAATGAGTAGCGCTAGGGGAAGTTGTGCATTGACAGAGTGTGGTGTTGACAACAGTTCCCCTTTGACTGATTCCCGTGCTAGTTGTGTTTTGGTAATGGAAAATAACCAATTAGTGGGAATTTTCACAGAGCGAGATGTAGTCAGACTGAGTGCTGAAGGGAGACAAATTGCAGGGGTGGTGATTGGTGATGTCATGACTCGCAGTGTGATCACCATCCGTAAATCTGAGTTCACGGATATTTTTGTTGTTCTTAACTTATTTCAACGTCACCGGATTCGTCATCTGCCGGTTATAGAAGATCATAGTGGAGAGTTAATAGGAATACTCACCCATGAAAGTTTGCGTCAACTGTTGCATCCTGTAGATTTGTTGCGGTTGCGTCGGGTGTCTGAAGTGATGAGTATTCGCATTGTCCAAGCTTCCCCAGAAACTTCGGTGCTGGAAATCACTAAGTTAATGGCTAGGCAAAATGTGAGTTCAGTGATAATTGTAGAAGAGAATAATTATCTACTGATGCCCATAGGTATTGTCACTGAGCGTGATATTGTCCAGTTTCAGGCTTTAGATCTCGAATTGGAGGCAATTCAGGCGCAAACAGTGATGAGTCATCCTGTTTTTTGTATATCTCCAAATGATACACTTTGGAGAGTATCAATACTAATGCAGGAAAGGCGAATCAATCGGGTTGTGATTATCGGTGAGCAGGGAGAAATGTTGGGTATTGTCACCCAAACGACATTGCTGCAAGCCTTGAACCCCCTTGATATTTATAATATGGTAGATAACCTCAAACAAGAGGTATCGCGGTTAGAAAGAGAAAAACTAGAATTATTGCAGGTGCGTAATGCGGAACTAGAACAAGAGGTACAAAACCGCATAGCAGAGTTGCAGATACAGGCAGAACGGGAACGGCTATTAAATGAAATTACCAGCGGAATTAGGCTGTCATTAAACTTGCCAGAAACTTTAAACACGATCGCTATTGAGGTGAGAAAATTCTTGAATTGCGATCGCGTTTCCATCTATAAAATTCAGTATCATGGTGACGGCATCATCATTGCCGAAGATGTGCAAGCAGGATGGCCATCTCTACTAGGACAACAGGTAAGCGATCCTTGCTTTACATTCGATTGGGTCGAACAGTATATCAATGGTAGGATTCAGGTTGTTAATGACATTCTTCAGGTAGATATAACTCCCTGTCATCGGGAATTATTGCAGAGTCTGCAAATCAGAGCCAAGATTTTGGTTCCTATTGTTGTTGGGGAAGAACTTTGGGGTTTTATGCTGGCTTGTCAAAACGATGCCCCCCGCATATGGCAACCAAAAGAAACAGAATTACTCAAACAACTTTCTAATCACTTAGCAATTGCTATCCAGCAAGCGGAACTATATCAGCGTTTAAAAGATAGTGAAAAACGCTTACGAACCATCGTAGAAACCAGTGGTAGTGGTTTTGTCACCGTAGATAATCAAGGTAATATTTTATTTGTCAACCCGGCTGCGGCCAAGATGTTTGGCAGAGAAAGAGAGGAACTCTTTGGTTGGCCCTTTGCAATTCCTTATGATTATGACACTCATCGAGTAGAAGAAATTGAACTACTGCGACTATTTGGACAACAGCGTACCGTCAATATGCAAGCTGCGGCAATTACTTGGGAAGGTCAGAATGCCTTCTTAATGTCGATGTCAGACATCACCGATTTGAAAAAAACTGAAGAATTACTGCGTCAAAGTGAAACTAAATACCGACTTTTGATTGAAAATCTGCCGCTGGGTTTGGTTGTTCATGCAGTAGATGGTAGTATTCTGACTGCTAATGCTAAAGCTGGCGAATTATTAGAACTAACTTCTGACCAAATGCAGGGTAAAACTGCCTTAGATCCGACTTGGCATCTTTTGAGAGAAGATGAAACAGTGATGCCGGTTTCAGAATACCCGATAAATCAGGTTATTGCTGCACTTCAACCTTTAGAAAACTATGTGCTGGGGGTGAATCGACCCCAGAGTAAAACGCAGATTTGGTTATTAGTTAATGCTTTTCCAGAATTTGATAGCAATGGTAATTTACAACGAGTAGTAGTCACATTTGTGGATATTAGCGAACGGCAAGCTGCACTCAGGGAACGCCAGCAATCAGAAATTGCTCTCAGGAATAGTGAGGAACTCTTTCGCCAAATTGCCGAAAACTTGCCGCAAGTGATTTGGATGAATAACAAAGAAGGTTCTGGACCCATTTTTGCCAGTCGACAATATGAAAAAATTTGGGGTCGCACCTGTGAAAGCCTTTACCAGCAACCTTATAGCTGGCTGAATGCTATTCACGAAGAGGATCAAGAACGGGTGAAAACCGCTTTTTTTCTTAAAGCTATATTAGGGGAGTATGACGAAGAATACCGCATTATTAAACCGGATGGTACAGTAAGCTGGATACGCGATCGCGCTTTTCCTATCGAAAATGATGCTGGATTGGTATACCGGATTGGTGGTTTTGCTGAAGATATTACCAAACGCAAGAAAGCAGAAGAAGAATTACGACAACTCAATGAAGAACTAGAAGCTAGGGTTGAGAGACGCACCAAGGCTTTAAGAGAATCACAAAAAATGTTGCAATTAGTGCTAGATACTGTTCCTCAGCGGGTTTTTTGGAAAGATAGACAATCAGTGGTGAGAGGTTGTAATCGTAACTTTGCTGAGGATGTTGGTCAATCCCCGGAAGAAATTATCGGGCAAGATCCTTATGATATGTCTGCAACTTGTGAAGAAATTGATTATTATTTAGAGTGCGATCGCCTGGTGATGAGAACTGGTAAACCACAAATGCACATCCAAGAAACTTTCCATAAACCGGATGGTTCTTTGATGTGGATAGAAACCAATAAAGTACCACTGCGGGATACTGATGGCAATATTATTGGTATTCTGGGAACTTATGATGATATTACCAGCCGACGCACCGCAGAAGAAGCTCTCCGCTACGGTGAAGAACGCTTTCGCATTGCTTTAAATAATTCGCCAATTGTAGTATTTAACCAAGACCTTGACCTGCGTTACACCTGGATTTATAACCCAGCATTGGGTTTCACTCCTGAACAGGTAATTGGTAAATTTGATACTGATCTATTCCTTCCTAAAGATGCTCAAAAATTAGAAGCCTGGAAACGTAAGGTCATAGAAACAGGTCTTGGCATCAGAGATGAAATAGTTATTGGTACAGAAGACAATTTTCTGTGCTACGTTTTAACAATTGATCCACTGCGCGATCGCAATGGTGTGATCGAAGGTGTTACCTGTGCAGCTTTAGATATCACCGACCGCAAAACAACTGAAATTGCTTTAAAAGAAAGCCAGTATTTAATTCAACGTATCACTGAAGCCAGTCCAGATATCCTCTACATCTACGATTTGCGGGAAAAACGCAATGTTTACGTTAACAGAGAAATTGCTCAATTACTAGGCTACTCTCCCGCAGAAATTCAAAGCATGGGTTCAGAGTTATTTTTACAAACGATCCATCCCGATGATATCTCCAAAATCGCTGATTATCATGCTCGCTTTGCCACAGCTAAAGATGAAGATATCTTGGAAATAGAATACCGAATGCGCGATCGCCAAGGCAACTGGCACTGGTTTGTTAGCCACGATACTGTATTTAGCCGCGATCCCGAAAATATACCTAAACAAATTATCGGTGCAGCTTTAGAAATGACAGAACGCAAGCAGATGGAGGCAGAACTGCGCCAAACCAATGCTGAATTGGCCCGTGCAACTCGCCTCAAGGACGAGTTTTTAGCGAATATGAGTCACGAACTGCGTACCCCTCTCAACGCCATTTTAGGGATGTCAGAAGGGTTATTAGAGGGAGTTTTTGGGGCTGTGAGCGATCGCCAACAACAATCCATCCAAACCATCGAACGCAGCGGTAAACACCTATTAGACTTGATTAACGATATTCTTGATTTATCAAAAGTTGAAGCCGGTAAACTAGAGTTACAACCGACATCAGTTGCCATTAGTTATCTCTGTAATTCTAGTTTGACATTTGTCAAACAACAAGCGCTGAAAAAAAATATTCAAATCTCCGTAGAATTATCTCCAAATCTACCTGACTTAATTGTAGATGAACGCCGTCTTCGTCAGGTGCTAATTAATTTACTCAACAATGCAGTTAAATTCACTCCTGATGGTGGAAGTGTCAAACTCATCGTGCATCAGGAGGAAGGCAGGGAGCAGGGGGCAGGGGGCAGGCAGCAGGGAGATGGGGGAGAAAATTTACCTTTCTATACTTCCCAGTCCCCAGTCCCCAGTCCCCAACCCCCAAATCAATGGATTTGCTTTTCAGTTATTGATACAGGAATTGGTATTGCTAAAGAAGAATTGGGTAAACTGTTCAAACCTTTTGTGCAGATCGACAGTAGTTTGAATCGTCAGCACAATGGTACAGGATTGGGTTTAGCTCTAGTACATCGACTGGTAGACCTACATAATGGTCAAATAATAGTCATTAGTGAGCTAGGTGAGGGTAGCTGTTTTACAGTTCGTATCCCCTGTATAGAGAAATTGGAGGATGGCGAAAAAAGTCTATTTTCTGGAAATCATCAACTTTTAACCAATACTCAAACCCCAAATTCACAGGTACTAATCATTGAAGACTCAATGGTTGCAGCAGAACAAGTTGCGCGATACTTGAATGAATTAAATATGCAAACTACTATTTATACTAAAGGTGAAGGGGCCATTGATGAAGCAATCCGCATCCATCCAGTGCTGATAATTTTGGATATTTTGTTACCGAATCTTTCTGGATGGGAAGTATTACAACAACTGAGAGCTAACCTGCAAACACAGAATATACCTGTATTGGTAATTTCGGTAGTTGATGAGCGATCGTATGCAATATCTTTAGGTGCTACGGAATACTTAGTTAAACCTATTAGCCGAGAACAATTCCGCAATACTTTACAAAAACTCCAAAATCCCAATGATGTCTCTAATCAAACTCTGATTATTGCCCCAACTACTACTTCCAGAGAACCAACTTCCCCTCCCCTGATTCTCTTAGCAGAAGACAATGAAGCCAATATCGCCACCATCTCTAACTATCTGGGTGCTAAAGGATATCGCCTGATTATATCCAAAAATGGTGAGGAAACCGTTACTCTCACTAAAATGCAACATCCCGATCTAATTCTTATGGATATCCAAATGCCAGGTATGGATGGATTGACTGCCATGAGTCTTATTCGTGCCGATCCGTTGTTCATAAATACTCCCATTATTGCTTTGACAGCTTTAGCTATGCCGGGAGATCAAGAACTATGCATCGCATCAGGAGCGAATGACTACTTGACAAAACCAGTCAAGTTGAAACTTTTAGTAGAAAAAATTCAAGTTTTGTTAAGTTACAAAACGGATCTTAGGTGA
- a CDS encoding DUF1565 domain-containing protein translates to MTQTFYVNPVTGANTNPGSQQAPFKNITKALQQATIGTIIQLADGNYNADSGETFPLTVPVGAIVAGNETNKGNSVVIEGSGNYLSRTFAGQNVTFVMLNNAELRGVTVTNLATRGTAVWSESSTPTIANCTFTLCKREGVFATGDAKPVIQGNVFSENAANGISIAKNATGQIQNNICVKTGYGIAVSDTASPTLIDNKIYENRSGIVLSGNARPILRNNLCEKNTDDGLTVISNALPDLGSINSPGGNIFRNNGKFDLQNASSNRLVSVGNQIDSAKVKGNVEFTATPTPIPTPTPIPTPTPTPTPTPTPTPIPTPTPTPTPTPTPTPTPTPTPTPTPTPTPTPITNELKDISNHWAFAFIQELVKLDIIKGYPDRTFRPDATMTRAQYAALLVKAFDPPSKRTAINFKDVSANFWAFQAIQQAYQGQFLSGYPNNTFAPNQNIERVQVIVSLVNGLGLSASNTTVTTSFEDQAKIPSYAKDEVVTAVQKKLIVNYPITKQLNPTRDATRAEVAVMVYQALVDARRVAAINLPYIVV, encoded by the coding sequence ATGACTCAAACTTTTTACGTAAATCCTGTAACAGGTGCTAATACAAATCCTGGTAGCCAACAAGCACCCTTTAAAAATATTACTAAAGCTTTACAACAAGCTACAATCGGTACTATCATTCAACTGGCAGATGGGAATTATAATGCCGATAGTGGTGAAACTTTTCCTCTGACTGTACCCGTTGGTGCGATCGTAGCAGGAAATGAAACAAACAAAGGCAACAGTGTTGTGATTGAAGGTAGTGGTAATTATCTTAGTCGCACTTTTGCGGGTCAAAATGTCACCTTTGTAATGCTTAATAATGCTGAACTACGAGGGGTAACTGTAACGAATCTTGCTACTCGTGGTACTGCTGTCTGGAGTGAATCAAGCACCCCTACTATTGCTAATTGCACATTTACCCTGTGCAAACGTGAGGGAGTTTTTGCTACAGGGGATGCTAAACCTGTGATTCAAGGTAATGTTTTTAGTGAAAATGCTGCTAATGGTATTTCTATTGCTAAAAATGCGACAGGTCAAATTCAAAATAATATCTGTGTGAAAACAGGTTATGGCATTGCTGTTAGTGATACGGCATCACCGACACTTATAGATAACAAAATTTATGAAAACCGTTCTGGGATTGTCCTTTCTGGGAATGCACGTCCGATATTGCGGAATAATCTGTGTGAAAAAAATACTGATGATGGTTTGACTGTGATTAGCAATGCTTTACCTGATCTCGGCAGTATAAATAGTCCTGGGGGTAATATTTTCCGCAATAATGGTAAGTTCGATTTACAAAATGCCAGTTCTAATAGGCTTGTTTCTGTCGGAAATCAAATAGATTCAGCTAAAGTCAAGGGAAATGTAGAGTTTACGGCAACTCCGACACCAATTCCGACTCCAACTCCAATTCCGACTCCAACTCCAACTCCAACTCCGACTCCAACTCCGACACCAATTCCGACTCCAACTCCGACTCCAACTCCGACTCCAACTCCGACTCCAACTCCAACTCCAACTCCGACTCCGACTCCGACTCCGACTCCGACTCCAATAACTAACGAATTAAAAGATATTAGTAATCATTGGGCATTTGCGTTTATTCAGGAATTAGTTAAACTGGACATAATTAAGGGTTATCCAGATCGCACCTTTAGACCGGACGCGACAATGACAAGGGCCCAATATGCTGCGTTGCTAGTGAAAGCGTTTGATCCACCTAGCAAACGGACTGCTATAAATTTTAAGGATGTGTCAGCTAATTTTTGGGCATTTCAAGCCATTCAGCAAGCATATCAAGGGCAATTTCTTTCTGGTTATCCTAATAATACGTTTGCGCCCAACCAAAATATTGAACGTGTACAAGTTATTGTTTCTCTAGTAAATGGTTTGGGGTTATCTGCTAGTAACACAACAGTTACAACATCTTTTGAAGACCAAGCAAAAATCCCTAGCTATGCTAAAGATGAGGTAGTGACAGCTGTTCAAAAAAAGCTGATTGTTAATTATCCAATTACTAAACAACTGAATCCTACTCGTGATGCCACACGCGCTGAGGTAGCGGTGATGGTGTATCAGGCTTTGGTAGATGCTCGTCGTGTCGCGGCGATTAATTTACCTTATATTGTGGTTTGA
- a CDS encoding nucleoside deaminase: MNQDYFMRLALEAAKKADAPYGAVIVKDNEVVATAYNTVNRDNDPSAHAEINVIRNLTTKLKNPSLEGYSIYTTCEPCPMCATACIWTGISEIIYGASIQDLISINQAQVNISCEEVIAKSFRNIKVTKGILKNECLELFAQKKSR; the protein is encoded by the coding sequence ATGAACCAAGACTATTTTATGCGTCTAGCACTAGAAGCAGCAAAAAAAGCAGATGCTCCTTATGGTGCGGTGATAGTTAAAGATAATGAAGTAGTTGCCACAGCGTATAATACAGTAAATAGAGACAATGACCCATCTGCCCATGCAGAAATCAATGTCATTCGTAACTTAACAACTAAACTAAAAAACCCTTCTTTAGAGGGGTATTCTATATATACCACCTGTGAACCTTGTCCAATGTGTGCTACTGCTTGTATATGGACTGGAATATCAGAAATTATCTATGGTGCTTCAATTCAAGATTTAATTTCGATTAATCAAGCTCAGGTAAATATATCTTGCGAAGAAGTTATCGCTAAATCATTTAGAAACATAAAGGTAACAAAAGGGATTTTGAAAAATGAATGTCTAGAATTATTTGCACAAAAAAAGTCCCGGTAA
- a CDS encoding TIGR04222 domain-containing membrane protein, giving the protein MNVLLHNPIADMYGPNFLVFYGIVIAITMFVAWKLIQDPTKNTPLPLIPAEPDPYRIAYLSSGASGVAEVAIFNLIQLGYLQISEESISQISNHPLLSELQPLESQVFFIFSVPSQVKASLWLVTQKIEQYCDIYQQQLEHDNLLYANEWNVANIKVGVISSTIIFSLGLYKLLIALSRGYDNVSFLMMMAIVAIMILWLLVMNERSHLSYLGMAYQQLLEQTFSQLKQKIKQTSNSSPSALDYSLVVALFGIPALAGSSYSSLNDAFFPRTYSQVSSSSRSSSSSSGSSCSSGSSCSSSSSCSSGSSCSSSSSCSSGSSCGGGCGGCGGGGGD; this is encoded by the coding sequence ATGAATGTATTGCTACATAACCCAATTGCAGATATGTACGGGCCAAATTTTCTGGTGTTCTATGGCATTGTGATTGCTATCACGATGTTCGTCGCCTGGAAGCTTATACAAGACCCTACTAAAAATACGCCTCTACCATTGATTCCTGCCGAACCAGATCCATATCGAATTGCTTACTTATCTTCAGGTGCGTCAGGTGTGGCAGAGGTAGCAATTTTTAACTTGATTCAGTTAGGTTATTTGCAAATTAGTGAAGAATCCATTAGTCAAATATCAAATCATCCACTTTTGTCTGAGTTACAGCCTTTAGAAAGTCAGGTATTTTTCATTTTTTCTGTTCCGTCTCAGGTGAAAGCATCATTATGGTTGGTAACTCAAAAGATAGAACAATACTGTGATATTTATCAACAGCAATTAGAACATGACAACTTGCTGTATGCAAACGAGTGGAATGTTGCAAATATTAAAGTGGGTGTAATTAGTAGCACAATTATTTTCAGTCTGGGCTTATATAAGCTGCTGATAGCATTGAGTCGGGGATATGATAACGTGAGTTTTCTGATGATGATGGCTATTGTTGCCATTATGATACTGTGGTTATTGGTGATGAATGAGCGATCACATTTAAGTTATCTAGGAATGGCTTATCAGCAACTACTTGAACAAACTTTCTCGCAGCTAAAGCAGAAAATTAAGCAAACTAGCAATAGTAGCCCTTCAGCCCTTGACTATAGCTTAGTGGTTGCACTCTTTGGCATTCCTGCACTGGCGGGTAGTTCCTATTCTTCATTAAACGACGCATTCTTCCCTCGAACATACTCCCAAGTCAGCAGTAGTTCCCGGAGTAGTAGTTCCAGTAGCGGTAGTTCTTGCAGTAGCGGTAGTTCTTGCAGCAGTAGTAGTTCTTGCAGTAGTGGTAGTTCTTGCAGCAGTAGTAGTTCTTGCAGTAGTGGTAGTTCCTGTGGTGGTGGTTGTGGTGGTTGTGGTGGCGGTGGAGGAGATTAG
- a CDS encoding DUF692 domain-containing protein has protein sequence MLSHLPNLGVGLGFRQPFKSDLFLNRQQVDFLEIVAEHYLDAAPEKQQELEILAAHFPIIPHAINLSLGSAEGLDRDYLRKLAALIQQLNPPWWSEHICFTKAGGIDIGHLSPLPYTQEAVDVLCRNIAEVRRWVDVPLILENITYMVQLPGAEMTEAQFLSEVLERSDCGLLLDITNLHTNAVNYGYDVDEFLQELPWERVVQLHFVGGHWHDNILIDSHSQSTPVEVWELMKKVITRASVKGIVLERDENLPIFAELAGELQQAREIIRSYGKWDY, from the coding sequence ATGCTATCTCATCTACCAAATTTAGGCGTGGGGTTAGGTTTCCGTCAACCATTCAAAAGTGATTTATTTCTAAATCGTCAACAGGTTGATTTTTTAGAAATTGTTGCCGAACATTATTTAGATGCAGCACCAGAAAAACAGCAGGAATTAGAAATATTAGCGGCTCATTTTCCCATCATTCCCCATGCCATTAATTTATCATTAGGCAGTGCTGAAGGTTTAGATAGAGATTATTTACGCAAATTAGCAGCACTGATTCAACAACTTAATCCTCCTTGGTGGAGTGAACATATTTGTTTTACTAAAGCGGGAGGAATTGATATTGGACATTTATCACCCTTACCCTATACCCAAGAAGCTGTAGATGTCCTTTGTCGGAATATTGCTGAAGTCCGCCGTTGGGTTGATGTACCATTGATACTAGAAAATATTACTTACATGGTACAACTTCCCGGTGCAGAGATGACAGAAGCTCAGTTTTTAAGTGAGGTTTTAGAACGTTCTGATTGTGGGTTGTTATTGGATATTACTAATCTGCATACTAATGCTGTCAATTACGGCTATGATGTTGATGAATTTTTGCAAGAATTACCTTGGGAACGTGTTGTACAGTTACATTTTGTGGGTGGACATTGGCATGATAATATATTGATTGATAGCCATTCCCAATCTACACCTGTGGAAGTTTGGGAATTAATGAAGAAAGTTATAACCCGTGCATCTGTGAAGGGAATTGTGTTAGAAAGAGATGAGAATTTACCGATTTTTGCAGAATTGGCAGGAGAATTGCAACAAGCACGGGAAATTATCAGGAGTTATGGTAAATGGGATTACTAG
- a CDS encoding protoglobin domain-containing protein — translation MAIEPTAFMTKMETRIGLTSEDKSILKSHADWGLANASTMADHFYTYLGRDEEMNAILNKSEGRIHRLHETFIQWFHQMFTGMDDWGKGYADCRWHIGLVHVKIGIGPQHVVPAMSVVVHEVGKQLRIDGKSEDLQDALGRICMIDLAFIEQAYVEVSSSAVLRETGWSEALFKRLIATGASSM, via the coding sequence ATGGCTATTGAACCTACCGCTTTTATGACCAAAATGGAAACAAGAATTGGTTTAACTTCTGAAGATAAATCTATTCTTAAATCCCATGCTGACTGGGGATTAGCAAATGCTTCCACAATGGCTGATCACTTCTATACTTATCTGGGACGTGATGAAGAAATGAATGCCATTTTAAATAAAAGTGAGGGACGAATTCACCGTCTACATGAAACATTTATTCAATGGTTTCATCAAATGTTTACAGGAATGGATGATTGGGGTAAAGGCTATGCTGATTGTCGTTGGCATATTGGGCTTGTTCATGTGAAGATTGGAATTGGTCCTCAGCACGTAGTTCCAGCCATGTCAGTTGTTGTTCATGAAGTTGGTAAACAGCTAAGAATTGATGGTAAGTCAGAAGACTTACAAGACGCATTGGGTCGAATTTGTATGATTGATTTAGCTTTTATTGAGCAAGCTTATGTAGAAGTTTCTTCATCTGCTGTACTTAGAGAAACTGGTTGGTCAGAAGCTTTATTTAAACGTCTGATTGCTACTGGTGCATCTAGTATGTAA
- a CDS encoding ion transporter → MLLNREKIEFYLTDLETPIGKAINLTIATLILLSSGIFVAETYNISDDALLELKALDACILIIFALEYLLRLWSAENKFKYIFSFYSIIDLMAILPSFVGLVDISFIRLLRWFRILRLIRFIDKRFLIGSISSEDGVIFARILFTLFAIVFVYSGLIYQVEHPVNPQNFGTFLDAFYFSVVTMTTVGFGDVTPISELGRLLTVLMILTGVGLIPWQVGDLIKRLVKTANQVEKICTNCGLAFHDLDAEFCKRCGTKLPILKVD, encoded by the coding sequence ATGTTACTAAATCGAGAAAAAATAGAATTTTATTTAACAGACCTAGAAACACCAATTGGTAAAGCAATTAATTTAACTATTGCAACTCTAATTTTATTATCATCAGGAATTTTTGTCGCCGAGACTTATAATATTTCTGATGATGCCCTATTAGAGTTAAAAGCATTAGACGCTTGTATATTAATAATTTTTGCTTTGGAATATTTACTGCGTTTATGGAGTGCAGAAAACAAATTTAAATATATTTTTAGTTTTTATTCAATTATTGATTTAATGGCGATTTTACCATCTTTTGTTGGTTTAGTGGATATCAGTTTTATCCGCTTATTGCGATGGTTCAGAATTTTGCGATTAATTAGATTTATAGACAAAAGATTCTTAATTGGTAGCATAAGTAGTGAAGATGGTGTAATTTTCGCACGAATATTATTTACCCTATTTGCAATTGTTTTTGTTTATTCTGGTTTAATTTACCAAGTTGAACATCCAGTTAATCCACAAAATTTTGGAACTTTTTTGGATGCTTTTTATTTTTCAGTAGTAACAATGACAACTGTGGGATTTGGAGATGTCACACCAATTTCTGAATTGGGTCGTTTGTTGACAGTATTGATGATTTTAACAGGAGTAGGTTTAATTCCTTGGCAAGTAGGAGATTTAATTAAGCGCTTGGTAAAAACTGCAAATCAGGTAGAAAAAATTTGTACAAATTGTGGTTTGGCTTTTCATGATTTAGATGCAGAATTTTGTAAAAGATGTGGAACTAAGTTACCTATTCTCAAAGTTGATTGA